The Halichondria panicea chromosome 10, odHalPani1.1, whole genome shotgun sequence region tgAGTGGTGgatgggggtgtgtgtgtgtgggtgtaggtgGTTTTAGGTTTTAGTGTAATAAACGTACATTGTAGCATGGAAAGGAATACAGAATGAAGGAATTTTCGTGTGAACTACCCTTAATATTCGTATAGCTGACCTATTTGCACATCGGTAATTTTTCTAGTGATGCTCTCTACAATACGGAAATTTCAATCATACGTTGCTGGTTTTGATACCCAAAAAGCAATCATGTACTTTGTATCTTTTCTAAGTCTTGAAAAAATAGAAGAACTCAAATAAGATGACCCCAAGAGCAAACATGTCCGACTCCTTGTCTCCTCTCCCCTCCATTGCCTGCTCTGGACTCTGGTACAGGAACGCCTCCCCCGTCCCCTCCGTCCCGAGACCTGTACAAGGGTTGGAATTGTTCACTTACAATCTTTCTTCCTTAGCCTCAATCCACTGGACAGGTACTAAAGGTTGCATGCCTTATTGTAATCACAACGATAAAAAACTATaaaagttaatggctgttaataaaaaaaatacatGCGAAACAGTGGTGTATCGTTGATCTAGATCTTTGTATTTTAAAATGAGAAGGCCTGTTCCAAATATGAGATTTGAGCATGCTattccttctaagctttcataaaacagttgaaattggaccatcATAAATCTAAAAACGGCCTACTCTAATACTCTAAAAATGTTGGGCAGAGACGACCACATAATTGTTTCGTCCACCGAAATATTATTAGAACAGCTACGCACCAATTATTAGCTCTATATACTAACCTTAATTTCCTGTTGCAtcaccattaattttcattAGTTGCCAGACCAAAGCCTCACTCACCATCACGAGAGAAAAACACATTTGACGGGTTCAGGTCACGATGTACGAAGCCCTCCGCATGAATGTACATCAGTGCTTCCAGGATCTGTGTGCAGTACATTGATTTGTCAAATTTCATTTCATACAGCAAAAGTAGACGAATGAAGTGAAAGTTTTGtcaatgtaccgtatagcgggtatatttcgagggtataaattttcgcggaaatgcctttagaaacgTTTTCGGattaaattttcgtggaatagcgcctttttgcagcgtgcatgcatgcgatactaagtttgcggtacatgcctaatccacgaaaaccacaaacattttatacccttgaaatatacacgctatatacggtatatcacacacacatagacatgtagatctatatctagCTGTACACAAACTCACCTTGTGGAGGTGGCGTGGGCGTCCAGATGAGTATCATCTGACACTATAGGATAGAGCCATTGTTACATACACACCTCGATTATGTCTTGTCTCTGTGGCCATCTTTCAATTCTCGATCAGAGTTTTGTAGTAGAAATCAGGGATTGCAAACGCAGTTAACGAAGTGTCTAAGTGAACTTAAATCGCTCAAAGAGAATGGATGTTTAGTACCTGCACCTAGGCAACCAAAAAGTGCCCCATTACCACCACTTGCTCCTAATAGAACTAGAGGTGGTGGAACACGCTTAGTAACCAGGAAAATGGCGTTAGTTGGAGAACAACAATACTCCGATGTTGAAAAGGATGCTTTAACTCGAGTGGATCACATTGAGAAAGAGAGACTGTTTGAGTTGACTATCTCTACAACAACGATTGGACTTGTGCAATGACAAAGTTGTAAATGCTGAAACAGAACTGCGTAATCTGAGACAACACATCTCTAATAAAGACAAGACAAAGACCACCTCCTCTGTAGGGGAGCTTGAAGAGAGACTGGAAATTACAAAGGACAAGAATGAAGTTCTCAAAGAGACGTTGGAGGCTACCAGACAAGAGAAGCTAGCAGACATTAAACTACTCCAGGAGCTTATTAGAGAAACTAAATCTATGTTTGTGGACAGTGTTAGGCAATTATGTGCTACAGACATTTCCTAACGTTTGTTATTATGAGGTCATTCTAATGTTGgttttttatttttatcatGACTGCCAAgctaaagctactaatagcttattataataatcatgatgaacattttggcATTAGCTGCATGCATCAATCCAGGAACAGGGAACtcgggtaatgatcgaccatgattgttgttaaaaacgatgcCAAAAATTCAAGGCTATGATAATCATTGTGTTATAAAGACTGGATATAGAATGTGCATAAAAAAATATTAACAGACATAGATCGAGTTATTATAGTGCACACCAGTGTCAGAACACGAGgtttgtataaattataacgtatatatacactacaaTACAGGAACCAAAGCTCTCTGCTTCTTGTTCACTTTCTTTGAGAGATTCCGAAGAGAACTATTCTTAGTTAACTCATTAGCAGTTGGTCTCTCGGCAGGGTTTGTTTCCAGCAAGAGCTTCACAATTCTCGTCACATTGAGAAAGTTATCCTCAAATTTGGAAGGGAATTTTAGCTTGCGCAAAGCTGACAGCACCTGTacagtcgtgtgtgtgtgtgtgagagtgggTGTATGTAGCGAATACAGTTGTGTTAAGGGGTATCACTGGTATGTATATTTAAAGGGGGGGGGTATACGCAAGGTCTGACAATAAAACAATGCTATACAACTACACAACAAACTGGTAGTACCTGGTTTCTGGCCTCCATGGTAATATAATAGTGGAGCTCAAACAAGATGATGCCCAGAGCAAACATGTCTGACTTCTCATCACACTTTTCTCCTTTGACTTGCTCTGGACTCATGTACAGAAAGGTTCCAGCCTGCATACTGCCTTTAGAGTGGCTATCTGCTGAACCGTGGTTGATAGTGTCTACACCTGTGGGGGCTGAATACCAAATATAGGCAGTACTCTTCAAAGGGTTGGCATGTACATGCGTGAAAGTGGCTATATAATTGTTAAATCTTTAtactgattataattatggcccgttGTTTTACGAACCTCCATTTGGCATGGCCActgttctcactaaaccaaaATCTCCAATTTTTAAACCGTCCTCAGTACGAGAGAAAAAAACATTCGATGGCTTTAGGTCTCGATGTACAAAGCCCTTCTTATGAATGCACACTAGTGCTTCCAGgatctgttataattatatagtacaatTCTTTCAAGTTACACAAAAGCAGAATGTAAGTATCGATCCTAACCTGTTTGAAAAAGCTCAGAACTTGGCTCTTAGTTCGGCTCTCTTCCTCACAAGTTTCATGGAGCCAGGTGTGCAATGTGCCCCTTTTACAGAGCTCTGTCTGAATAAACAAGCAGGTTGGAGGATCAAGTGGAAGCGTTGGTTGGAGCGTAGCAACTTTTAATATCTTGAACTGAGAGGAGCCAGATGGAGGGTCGGCACCGTCACTGTGAAATGGAATTAGAACACCAATTAAGGACGAGCGTGTgatgtacataaattatatacttcCAACAATTATATTGTGGTCTTTAAATTACCGACTTGAGACTACTGAGTCAGCAGTGTGAGAGCTCGCCTCATGGTCAGCAGAAACAACACGTGTGTTGGTGGAAGTTGTGGGTAATGTATCTGTTCTGAAGAATAGGTGGAATGATACACAAACATCTGTTATAGCATCTTTGAGCACAAACTACTTAATCAGGAATATAACGTACTTGTACTCCATTGACGATGAATCACTACTCTTCAGCTTAGACCACACCTTTTTCTCTCTCCACCCATCTGGAGCTTTTTCCATCCACGAATTGAAGTAGCGTACAATATGGGAGTGGTTCAGCTGAGCTAAGGTGGTAACTTCTCCCAACACCTTTTTTTGCTGCTTAGGGCTGTAAAAGGAGGCAAAAGTTACGAAGAGCATGTGCACATTGAAATTTTGATTCTGTATTGAACTTGAaaaatattgtttgtgttAAAAGCACCACTATGCACAAGCTACAGCATTGATGAGTCGCTCACTTATCTGAGAGCCTGATTATCTTCAGTGCATAATCTGCCTGGTCCACCTTGTGTTTCACATGAAACACCACACCAAAACCTCCTTCGCCAATCTGCTTTGCATCATCAACATATTCGTCCAATCTATTGGTAGAATAATAAGTAACAAATGAAAAATCTGTCTTGCCCAGCCTGTTGCAATGCAATACTATCGATAGAAACTAGTGATTGCTCACCTGCTAGCAGCCTTTGCTCCAATACTACTGCTAGTCTAAAGAGGGTATTTACACACACTAGTCAAAACACATGCAGCCAAACATACAATGTAGTTTACCTGTTTATTCAATGAGGGTAGAATTGAATCATCTGTACGTGTAAAAATGCGGAAAGTACCTATTCTCTTTGCCGATTCTCTTTCCTGCTGTCTTCTGACAAACTCACGAAGATGGGGTGGTGTGGTAATCCTCTCTAAAGTTGTATCATTGACTGTAAAACAGAGTATATAGAGTATAATCATTGCGTCTAACCAAAggcttaccgtatagcgtgaaattttcgtggggtgcaaaatgttgcgtttttcgagggcagagcagttaacgtgaaaattaaatccagGATAAACTCCAACGGACCGGTATTTCatatgcaaagctattggtgggtgtggttttctgGCAATaaaacgcgaatattagaacccacgaacatttctgctgagggctctggagccaaatagcgaaaatttgtACCCGCGAaactttcccgctatacggtatcataattattatacttaccaAATATATCTCCGAAACCAGGCACTAGCATCGTGGAGGAGTCCTCTGCCacaaccatagattgaataggaACCATAGGAAGGCGATTGGGAATgaccaggcctccctgtgtaaatggttgaaacactccgcgttatgatttcgcgctcgcgattatttttgttttgaccgtactctgattgtatttcaactgtttctagctttCCTAtgcactagcgatcactcagaggctgggaggttactctagaaaagtaagtttacaccactgacaagctctaacttgtctaagtccgctgtctttactctgtttttagtttttgttgagtatagcttgaattactccatgtcaacttttctctttccctgctgcgaagcctaaacagcaaaagacattgcttgacttggttattatgtatctaagtgctatatagaatggtttcatgccatggataagctttactgttcataaacgtttgcagtatagtccttcaaactgctttagtatacttttagacacaccacgggccttgacctctcacgacttcatagtaagggctattccttcttttatagcatttatttgtttagtgatagtggttgcgttgcttagtcgaccttttagagccatattctc contains the following coding sequences:
- the LOC135342303 gene encoding eukaryotic translation initiation factor 2-alpha kinase-like isoform X2 produces the protein MFTSPVQYNDLHDHSQGGLVIPNRLPMVPIQSMVVAEDSSTMLVPGFGDIFVNDTTLERITTPPHLREFVRRQQERESAKRIGTFRIFTRTDDSILPSLNKQTSSSIGAKAASRLDEYVDDAKQIGEGGFGVVFHVKHKVDQADYALKIIRLSDNPKQQKKVLGEVTTLAQLNHSHIVRYFNSWMEKAPDGWREKKVWSKLKSSDSSSMEYKTDTLPTTSTNTRVVSADHEASSHTADSVVSSRDGADPPSGSSQFKILKVATLQPTLPLDPPTCLFIQTELCKRGTLHTWLHETCEEESRTKSQVLSFFKQILEALVCIHKKGFVHRDLKPSNVFFSRTEDGLKIGDFGLVRTVAMPNGAPTGVDTINHGSADSHSKGSMQAGTFLYMSPEQVKGEKCDEKSDMFALGIILFELHYYITMEARNQVLSALRKLKFPSKFEDNFLNVTRIVKLLLETNPAERPTANELTKNSSLRNLSKKVNKKQRALVPVLF
- the LOC135342303 gene encoding eukaryotic translation initiation factor 2-alpha kinase-like isoform X1, which gives rise to MRLDSRPHMPHWALFECKCSGRSLCGQYKMARSEARRLEPFYGFVCKVCLEANPKNINLLTTKCSQTHTPTMLEHVHVAISDGMLERIRPLPKKIPPGKKFICCKSCSRGNHCTYAHSKAELNAWNAQLAESEDDGKSEKIWMRTPIRPVPLPNRLPPVFYQGDNCTYAYIEAEQEETEVLSEPKQNTHVSDSDSDSDSDSEVMFTSPVQYNDLHDHSQGGLVIPNRLPMVPIQSMVVAEDSSTMLVPGFGDIFVNDTTLERITTPPHLREFVRRQQERESAKRIGTFRIFTRTDDSILPSLNKQTSSSIGAKAASRLDEYVDDAKQIGEGGFGVVFHVKHKVDQADYALKIIRLSDNPKQQKKVLGEVTTLAQLNHSHIVRYFNSWMEKAPDGWREKKVWSKLKSSDSSSMEYKTDTLPTTSTNTRVVSADHEASSHTADSVVSSRDGADPPSGSSQFKILKVATLQPTLPLDPPTCLFIQTELCKRGTLHTWLHETCEEESRTKSQVLSFFKQILEALVCIHKKGFVHRDLKPSNVFFSRTEDGLKIGDFGLVRTVAMPNGAPTGVDTINHGSADSHSKGSMQAGTFLYMSPEQVKGEKCDEKSDMFALGIILFELHYYITMEARNQVLSALRKLKFPSKFEDNFLNVTRIVKLLLETNPAERPTANELTKNSSLRNLSKKVNKKQRALVPVLF